A genomic window from Denticeps clupeoides chromosome 11, fDenClu1.1, whole genome shotgun sequence includes:
- the mef2cb gene encoding myocyte enhancer factor 2cb isoform X3 → MGRKKIQITRIMDERNRQVTFTKRKFGLMKKAYELSVLCDCEIALIIFNSTNKLFQYASTDMDKVLLKYTEYNEPHESRTNSDIVETLRKKGLNGCDSPDPDADDSVGHSPESDDKYRKMDGDIDLMISRQRLCGVPPSNYEMAVSNQNSLLYSHPGGSLANHNLLPLTHHGLQRNSMSPGVTHRPPSAGNAGSLMSTDLTTGMGTSAGNGYGNHRNSPGLLVSGGMNKSMQAKPPPPMNLGMNNRKPDLRVLIPPGAKNNMPSISEDIDLLLNQRINNSQAAQSLATPVVSVATPTLPGQGMGGYPSSLSTSYGTEYSLSSADLSTISGFNGANNLHLGSMSGWQQQHLQNMQHSALSQIGNCSSSHLCQSSNLSLPTPQSLHIKSEPVSPPRDRTGCGTPGGYAPPPPPHTHQAQSQPPSGRQDSGRSPVDSLSSCSSSHEGSDRDDHRGDFHSPLGLTRAAAHDERHSPSLKRVRLAEGWAT, encoded by the exons GTGACCTTCACGAAGCGCAAGTTCGGCCTGATGAAGAAGGCGTACGAGCTGAGCGTGCTGTGCGACTGCGAGATCGCGCTCATCATCTTCAACAGCACCAACAAGCTGTTCCAGTACGCCAGCACCGACATGGACAAGGTGCTGCTGAAGTACACCGAGTACAACGAGCCGCACGAGAGCCGCACCAACTCCGACATCGTGGAG ACGTTGCGAAAGAAGGGCCTAAACGGCTGCGACAGCCCGGACCCCGACGCTGACGACTCGGTGGGCCACAGCCCGGAGTCGGACGACAAGTACCGAAAGATGGACGGCGACATAGACCTGATGATCAGCAGACAGCGGCTGTGT GGCGTTCCACCATCCAACTACGAGATGGCGGTGAGCAACCAGAACAGCCTCCTCTACAGCCACCCCGGCGGCTCCCTGGCCAACCACAACCTGCTGCCGCTGACGCACCACGGCCTGCAGAGGAACAGCATGTCCCCCGGAGTCACACACCGACCCCCGAGCGCAGGCAACGCAG gTAGCCTGATGAGCACTGACCTCACCACTGGCATGGGCACCAGTGCTG GAAACGGCTACGGTAACCACCGTAACTCCCCCGGCCTGCTGGTCTCGGGGGGCATGAATAAGAGCATGCAGGCCAAGCCCCCCCCACCCATGAATCTGGGGATGAACAACCGAAAGCCGGACCTGCGGGTGCTGATCCCACCCGGAGCCAAAAACAACATGCCTTCCATT TCTGAGGACATTGACCTGCTGTTG AACCAGAGAATAAACAACTCGCAGGCAGCCCAGTCATTGGCCACCCCTGTTGTCTCTGTAGCGACACCCACCTTACCGGGACAGGGGATGGGGGGTTACCCATCATCCCTCTCCACCTCGTATGGTACAG AATATTCTCTGAGCAGCGCAGACCTGTCGACCATCTCCGGCTTCAACGGCGCAAACAACCTGCACCTGGGATCCATGAGCGgctggcagcagcagcatctgcaGAACATGCAGCACTCTGCTCTCAGCCAGATAGG AAATTGCAGTAGTTCTCACTTATGTCAGAGTTCAAATCTGTCCCTGCCCACACCTCAGAGCCTGCACATCAAGTCCGAACCTGTTTCTCCTCCTAGAGACAGAACCGGCTGCGGCACCCCGGGGGGCTACGctccccctccacccccacacacccaccagGCCCAATCGCAGCCCCCGTCCGGGCGGCAGGACTCCGGCCGCTCGCCCGTCGACAGCctgagcagctgcagcagctcgCATGAGGGCAGCGACCGAGACGACCACCGCGGAGACTTCCACTCCCCGCTGGGCCTGACGAGGGCCGCCGCCCACGACGAACGCCACAGCCCCTCCCTCAAACGCGTGCGACTGGCCGAGGGCTGGGCCACATGA
- the mef2cb gene encoding myocyte enhancer factor 2cb isoform X2, which translates to MGRKKIQITRIMDERNRQVTFTKRKFGLMKKAYELSVLCDCEIALIIFNSTNKLFQYASTDMDKVLLKYTEYNEPHESRTNSDIVETLRKKGLNGCDSPDPDADDSVGHSPESDDKYRKMDGDIDLMISRQRLCGVPPSNYEMAVSNQNSLLYSHPGGSLANHNLLPLTHHGLQRNSMSPGVTHRPPSAGNAGSLMSTDLTTGMGTSAGKDATPSFYRNGYGNHRNSPGLLVSGGMNKSMQAKPPPPMNLGMNNRKPDLRVLIPPGAKNNMPSINQRINNSQAAQSLATPVVSVATPTLPGQGMGGYPSSLSTSYGTEYSLSSADLSTISGFNGANNLHLGSMSGWQQQHLQNMQHSALSQIGNCSSSHLCQSSNLSLPTPQSLHIKSEPVSPPRDRTGCGTPGGYAPPPPPHTHQAQSQPPSGRQDSGRSPVDSLSSCSSSHEGSDRDDHRGDFHSPLGLTRAAAHDERHSPSLKRVRLAEGWAT; encoded by the exons GTGACCTTCACGAAGCGCAAGTTCGGCCTGATGAAGAAGGCGTACGAGCTGAGCGTGCTGTGCGACTGCGAGATCGCGCTCATCATCTTCAACAGCACCAACAAGCTGTTCCAGTACGCCAGCACCGACATGGACAAGGTGCTGCTGAAGTACACCGAGTACAACGAGCCGCACGAGAGCCGCACCAACTCCGACATCGTGGAG ACGTTGCGAAAGAAGGGCCTAAACGGCTGCGACAGCCCGGACCCCGACGCTGACGACTCGGTGGGCCACAGCCCGGAGTCGGACGACAAGTACCGAAAGATGGACGGCGACATAGACCTGATGATCAGCAGACAGCGGCTGTGT GGCGTTCCACCATCCAACTACGAGATGGCGGTGAGCAACCAGAACAGCCTCCTCTACAGCCACCCCGGCGGCTCCCTGGCCAACCACAACCTGCTGCCGCTGACGCACCACGGCCTGCAGAGGAACAGCATGTCCCCCGGAGTCACACACCGACCCCCGAGCGCAGGCAACGCAG gTAGCCTGATGAGCACTGACCTCACCACTGGCATGGGCACCAGTGCTGGTAAGGACGCCACGCCCTCCTTCTACA GAAACGGCTACGGTAACCACCGTAACTCCCCCGGCCTGCTGGTCTCGGGGGGCATGAATAAGAGCATGCAGGCCAAGCCCCCCCCACCCATGAATCTGGGGATGAACAACCGAAAGCCGGACCTGCGGGTGCTGATCCCACCCGGAGCCAAAAACAACATGCCTTCCATT AACCAGAGAATAAACAACTCGCAGGCAGCCCAGTCATTGGCCACCCCTGTTGTCTCTGTAGCGACACCCACCTTACCGGGACAGGGGATGGGGGGTTACCCATCATCCCTCTCCACCTCGTATGGTACAG AATATTCTCTGAGCAGCGCAGACCTGTCGACCATCTCCGGCTTCAACGGCGCAAACAACCTGCACCTGGGATCCATGAGCGgctggcagcagcagcatctgcaGAACATGCAGCACTCTGCTCTCAGCCAGATAGG AAATTGCAGTAGTTCTCACTTATGTCAGAGTTCAAATCTGTCCCTGCCCACACCTCAGAGCCTGCACATCAAGTCCGAACCTGTTTCTCCTCCTAGAGACAGAACCGGCTGCGGCACCCCGGGGGGCTACGctccccctccacccccacacacccaccagGCCCAATCGCAGCCCCCGTCCGGGCGGCAGGACTCCGGCCGCTCGCCCGTCGACAGCctgagcagctgcagcagctcgCATGAGGGCAGCGACCGAGACGACCACCGCGGAGACTTCCACTCCCCGCTGGGCCTGACGAGGGCCGCCGCCCACGACGAACGCCACAGCCCCTCCCTCAAACGCGTGCGACTGGCCGAGGGCTGGGCCACATGA
- the mef2cb gene encoding myocyte enhancer factor 2cb isoform X1, producing MGRKKIQITRIMDERNRQVTFTKRKFGLMKKAYELSVLCDCEIALIIFNSTNKLFQYASTDMDKVLLKYTEYNEPHESRTNSDIVETLRKKGLNGCDSPDPDADDSVGHSPESDDKYRKMDGDIDLMISRQRLCGVPPSNYEMAVSNQNSLLYSHPGGSLANHNLLPLTHHGLQRNSMSPGVTHRPPSAGNAGSLMSTDLTTGMGTSAGKDATPSFYRNGYGNHRNSPGLLVSGGMNKSMQAKPPPPMNLGMNNRKPDLRVLIPPGAKNNMPSISEDIDLLLNQRINNSQAAQSLATPVVSVATPTLPGQGMGGYPSSLSTSYGTEYSLSSADLSTISGFNGANNLHLGSMSGWQQQHLQNMQHSALSQIGNCSSSHLCQSSNLSLPTPQSLHIKSEPVSPPRDRTGCGTPGGYAPPPPPHTHQAQSQPPSGRQDSGRSPVDSLSSCSSSHEGSDRDDHRGDFHSPLGLTRAAAHDERHSPSLKRVRLAEGWAT from the exons GTGACCTTCACGAAGCGCAAGTTCGGCCTGATGAAGAAGGCGTACGAGCTGAGCGTGCTGTGCGACTGCGAGATCGCGCTCATCATCTTCAACAGCACCAACAAGCTGTTCCAGTACGCCAGCACCGACATGGACAAGGTGCTGCTGAAGTACACCGAGTACAACGAGCCGCACGAGAGCCGCACCAACTCCGACATCGTGGAG ACGTTGCGAAAGAAGGGCCTAAACGGCTGCGACAGCCCGGACCCCGACGCTGACGACTCGGTGGGCCACAGCCCGGAGTCGGACGACAAGTACCGAAAGATGGACGGCGACATAGACCTGATGATCAGCAGACAGCGGCTGTGT GGCGTTCCACCATCCAACTACGAGATGGCGGTGAGCAACCAGAACAGCCTCCTCTACAGCCACCCCGGCGGCTCCCTGGCCAACCACAACCTGCTGCCGCTGACGCACCACGGCCTGCAGAGGAACAGCATGTCCCCCGGAGTCACACACCGACCCCCGAGCGCAGGCAACGCAG gTAGCCTGATGAGCACTGACCTCACCACTGGCATGGGCACCAGTGCTGGTAAGGACGCCACGCCCTCCTTCTACA GAAACGGCTACGGTAACCACCGTAACTCCCCCGGCCTGCTGGTCTCGGGGGGCATGAATAAGAGCATGCAGGCCAAGCCCCCCCCACCCATGAATCTGGGGATGAACAACCGAAAGCCGGACCTGCGGGTGCTGATCCCACCCGGAGCCAAAAACAACATGCCTTCCATT TCTGAGGACATTGACCTGCTGTTG AACCAGAGAATAAACAACTCGCAGGCAGCCCAGTCATTGGCCACCCCTGTTGTCTCTGTAGCGACACCCACCTTACCGGGACAGGGGATGGGGGGTTACCCATCATCCCTCTCCACCTCGTATGGTACAG AATATTCTCTGAGCAGCGCAGACCTGTCGACCATCTCCGGCTTCAACGGCGCAAACAACCTGCACCTGGGATCCATGAGCGgctggcagcagcagcatctgcaGAACATGCAGCACTCTGCTCTCAGCCAGATAGG AAATTGCAGTAGTTCTCACTTATGTCAGAGTTCAAATCTGTCCCTGCCCACACCTCAGAGCCTGCACATCAAGTCCGAACCTGTTTCTCCTCCTAGAGACAGAACCGGCTGCGGCACCCCGGGGGGCTACGctccccctccacccccacacacccaccagGCCCAATCGCAGCCCCCGTCCGGGCGGCAGGACTCCGGCCGCTCGCCCGTCGACAGCctgagcagctgcagcagctcgCATGAGGGCAGCGACCGAGACGACCACCGCGGAGACTTCCACTCCCCGCTGGGCCTGACGAGGGCCGCCGCCCACGACGAACGCCACAGCCCCTCCCTCAAACGCGTGCGACTGGCCGAGGGCTGGGCCACATGA
- the mef2cb gene encoding myocyte enhancer factor 2cb isoform X4 — MGRKKIQITRIMDERNRQVTFTKRKFGLMKKAYELSVLCDCEIALIIFNSTNKLFQYASTDMDKVLLKYTEYNEPHESRTNSDIVETLRKKGLNGCDSPDPDADDSVGHSPESDDKYRKMDGDIDLMISRQRLCGVPPSNYEMAVSNQNSLLYSHPGGSLANHNLLPLTHHGLQRNSMSPGVTHRPPSAGNAGSLMSTDLTTGMGTSAGNGYGNHRNSPGLLVSGGMNKSMQAKPPPPMNLGMNNRKPDLRVLIPPGAKNNMPSINQRINNSQAAQSLATPVVSVATPTLPGQGMGGYPSSLSTSYGTEYSLSSADLSTISGFNGANNLHLGSMSGWQQQHLQNMQHSALSQIGNCSSSHLCQSSNLSLPTPQSLHIKSEPVSPPRDRTGCGTPGGYAPPPPPHTHQAQSQPPSGRQDSGRSPVDSLSSCSSSHEGSDRDDHRGDFHSPLGLTRAAAHDERHSPSLKRVRLAEGWAT; from the exons GTGACCTTCACGAAGCGCAAGTTCGGCCTGATGAAGAAGGCGTACGAGCTGAGCGTGCTGTGCGACTGCGAGATCGCGCTCATCATCTTCAACAGCACCAACAAGCTGTTCCAGTACGCCAGCACCGACATGGACAAGGTGCTGCTGAAGTACACCGAGTACAACGAGCCGCACGAGAGCCGCACCAACTCCGACATCGTGGAG ACGTTGCGAAAGAAGGGCCTAAACGGCTGCGACAGCCCGGACCCCGACGCTGACGACTCGGTGGGCCACAGCCCGGAGTCGGACGACAAGTACCGAAAGATGGACGGCGACATAGACCTGATGATCAGCAGACAGCGGCTGTGT GGCGTTCCACCATCCAACTACGAGATGGCGGTGAGCAACCAGAACAGCCTCCTCTACAGCCACCCCGGCGGCTCCCTGGCCAACCACAACCTGCTGCCGCTGACGCACCACGGCCTGCAGAGGAACAGCATGTCCCCCGGAGTCACACACCGACCCCCGAGCGCAGGCAACGCAG gTAGCCTGATGAGCACTGACCTCACCACTGGCATGGGCACCAGTGCTG GAAACGGCTACGGTAACCACCGTAACTCCCCCGGCCTGCTGGTCTCGGGGGGCATGAATAAGAGCATGCAGGCCAAGCCCCCCCCACCCATGAATCTGGGGATGAACAACCGAAAGCCGGACCTGCGGGTGCTGATCCCACCCGGAGCCAAAAACAACATGCCTTCCATT AACCAGAGAATAAACAACTCGCAGGCAGCCCAGTCATTGGCCACCCCTGTTGTCTCTGTAGCGACACCCACCTTACCGGGACAGGGGATGGGGGGTTACCCATCATCCCTCTCCACCTCGTATGGTACAG AATATTCTCTGAGCAGCGCAGACCTGTCGACCATCTCCGGCTTCAACGGCGCAAACAACCTGCACCTGGGATCCATGAGCGgctggcagcagcagcatctgcaGAACATGCAGCACTCTGCTCTCAGCCAGATAGG AAATTGCAGTAGTTCTCACTTATGTCAGAGTTCAAATCTGTCCCTGCCCACACCTCAGAGCCTGCACATCAAGTCCGAACCTGTTTCTCCTCCTAGAGACAGAACCGGCTGCGGCACCCCGGGGGGCTACGctccccctccacccccacacacccaccagGCCCAATCGCAGCCCCCGTCCGGGCGGCAGGACTCCGGCCGCTCGCCCGTCGACAGCctgagcagctgcagcagctcgCATGAGGGCAGCGACCGAGACGACCACCGCGGAGACTTCCACTCCCCGCTGGGCCTGACGAGGGCCGCCGCCCACGACGAACGCCACAGCCCCTCCCTCAAACGCGTGCGACTGGCCGAGGGCTGGGCCACATGA